In Porites lutea chromosome 8, jaPorLute2.1, whole genome shotgun sequence, the genomic stretch gctacccacaaactttgatagaagacctactttcaaaaataaaattcacaaaaacgagtctaaactcctaaaacaaaacatacaaggaggaaaaagaaatattgccatttgtgacacaataccaaccctcaatgtctactataaaggaagcttgaataataaaaatggaatcttatacaaaaccaaccataacttcaataaatttttaaggaaccaccaatcatttccttacaaaaaaggaaaatcattaaaggacatgctcgttagagccaaaaaaaaaaaaaaggttaacaaaggGTTTCACGCCCGTATAGATgcatgtgcggcctgtcacccgttgcattttctcgcacaacaggtttgtgagtattttagcaataattccagctggttgtgttttatataacacgtgtggtcaactgtctcgttagtagttagtgcctatctatgtaataaaatagggtgacccaccccctaagggtagctgaaaattgcacgacccaccccttcgacaaggctcaaaaccttatgacccaccccctctatgctccggcccacccccgcctatactttttgaccagtccctaaactcacacataataataataataattaatacaaattagtgctttaaaataaaaaatcgagAGATTGTGAAGGGAAAGAGAATTTCAATTGTAGGTGCAGAGTTTGGGACATCTAAATAGTTCGTGGAACTAACCGAGTAGGTGACCCAAACAAGAATATGAGTAGAAGGAATATAGATACAAAATAGTTGTTTTCGATaaaaagtattacttcattAGTAAATTAAATAGCTAGTAGTTAAGATAATATACATGTAATCGTAAAACATTAGGAATCAATAATAGTATTATAACCATCAATCACAGAATTCTTGATATATAGACGAAAATGGCTTGATTTTCTTAACATCAATAGATAAAGAATTCCAACGTTTTGGACCAGTGTAACTGAGAGAACGAATGCCGTATTAAGTGGTATGAACAGATTTAACAAACAGATTATCAATCTGTGATTGACGTGTATTATATGAATGAATTGAAGATACtgggttaaaataattaacaaaacaagaagGGCTTACTAGTTTATGGTACCCCTGATAAACAAAAGAGAGTATTTCAAGATGAATTATATCAGAGAATTTTAGGAGTCTGAGAGACTTCAGCAATGGCTCAGAATGAGATCTAGGATCGCAAAAAGTCATTATTCTGACGACTCGTTTTTGCAAAGTAGTTACTGGTTTTAGGTAGGTTGGGTATGTGAGACCCCAAACTTGGAAACCATAAGTAGTCAGGTGGCTAAAGGCTTGGATCTATACAGAgcggacaaaagcaccaaacgtTGCATGGTTGTAGCTTAGGGCATGTTAGTCAATATTAGGATCGGTGCCCACAGCTACCTCTTCAGGATTTGCAGCAACTGCTCGCTGAAGCTCTTCAACAACCTTCCATGATGGGTGCCCTGTGGTGAAAATTGCAATCtcttgttttttgccatttttggatgaaaatcacataaaaaggcaagtagatggaaaaagaaactgtattaATACTATTATTGTTGAAACCAATGACTAAAACAAGTCAAGTTAATGATATAGCAATAATGATATACCATAATGGGTTCCCTGTGCTAAAAATATCAattcgaaaaaaatatatatatatcaattCCTTGTTCTTTGCCAGTATTTTaatttgatgaaaatcacatgaaagacataaaaatgaaaaagaaattgtattattattaaaaccaatgacaaaaacaagttaACTAAATGGAAAATTCAGGGAAGATATTTTCAGACGCGTACTCAGTCCCAAATGGCCTTTCAAGATGGTGGCTTGAAGTTGTCTTTTCATGGACTGTAAGTATCTGCTAGAATAAATTGCCGGTTTTTAATATCTTTTTACGCAATTTTTAGAGAGTAAGtcaatatttttgtaaaacgtCTTTTATATATACCTATGCTTATAGAATGTATATTCAGTTTTTTGCATGACTTATCATCATTATATATAAACTTTAAtggcaaaataattttaaaacatgatttttgtttctttctgttgttCTTTGTGAATCGCaaatagatttaaaaatatgttatttCATGCTcgagatataattttttttccctcttttacATTGCAAAGAACCATGAGCTCAGGATATGAGCGCTATAGAAAGAAGCCATTTTTACTGTTATTAATTTTAACCAGTACGAAAATAAACTCAGTATAGTCATTTTTATACTAGAAGTTCTCATTGAGAAGGGAAGTGCTGCCGTGAGTTGCGATGCGAATAGGACAAAGACAGTATGTAGAACAGTTGaacatatgaatttttttcttaaagtcaaTAACATAGAATTATGATGCACTCagagtgaaataaaaaaaatgaaccgaTCACAATGACAAATATGCTTATATTCAGATACTGACTCGTTAAAGTTTCAACATGATTTTGTAATTCACTTTAACAACAGCAGTGCTGACAGACTGTTTCTACATCGAAGAATCATCGTGTACATGACGAGAAGAGTTGCGAACAAATAAcgtaaaggccaaaacttgtttattcacgGGTCAGGTAGACGTACAGTACACGCCGATCACAACTTACAATCCTGATtcccgagataacaatctgtgTGACAAAAAATACTCGCTATAACTAATCTTGAAACCTagcataaaaaataaaaaaacgaaaaaatgtcccgtaCAATAGTTCTTGaactgttcttaccgtttaggctgtttaaaaagacagcaaacaTCCGATGTACTACAACCTCTGCACAGACCCTAAACTCAcatgagaacaaaacaaaatggtggGTTGCTCTGAAGAGAAAAACAGGCGCGGCAGCTAAGCACTTGCTGATTAAACCATGGAACCACTGAACCATCCAACCATCGAACCAAAAATCTCAAATCGCTCAAGAATATGGTCTGCTGCCGGCTGATGCCCGGCAGcaaaaataactaagatagtagcgtgatctgattgggcaaaaacctatggtttattataccggtaaacccatagaaaaaggcatccggaccacgagccataaacaaaaccggctattgatctgcaaacaacgattttagaaaggctaaaaaaacagaacaagttacttacccagtccttcttaatattaaaagcgttggtttccacattttattattcgctactgccatagctttagaagttataaagtacaaagctggaaagcaggttacatttcacgacgatgccaaatcgcagagaaagacaacaactgtgtgaatttctggcgtagaaagtctctaggaaaacttaaccatgtgccaaccaacaacaaaacggatagttttagcattcttgatttattttatgtcaaaattaaattccttaatgaaagaaattgtttcaaaaagagacctctgatcaagatatggtacaactATGATCGGcagctgtaggttgtaaacaagctgctaacgatgatgaaagatgtcagagtttcgggctggttttttccaacatttgcacaaattgttcggtgatatcgatgccataacctacctcaacaccacctgacttcacaaatcgacaaatattaacgccaataggtggctacggcaaagaaacctttctccaccactgacatatttccatcggttgctgtacgtgcatatatagttacatgcgacaacttcgcaaatgcagccacgtcgttaccgcagcttttttttatcataataaagtccagaaaacagatcttaaaccactgcggcttgtaaaaagtgaatgaagtcctccattacaatagctgccagttgcgtctgtaagcacgaaattcttacggatcgactcaacaaaatacagctgagtacggtctgatgttcaattaatttctacttctgtagtaaactaaccatgaacgtattctttccttgtacgttcgcatgaatatgtgttgacttttcctgtaaagcagctttcataagttatcatgtaatgagtgcaaaaactcgtgttttgaagtgctgctgtttgttgtttgactgaactgagttttgagaaagttcagcgctattaaatcgtgagtcatgattggcttatgatgactgtagagagaagacatgacttgatcacggtactaaaaccatattttttacctaaaagactccattctactaaaagttattttataaagcaataatagaccacactttctctgggtttaccggcgtgataacccacttgggatgttgggagaacactcgaaaagcttgtaaatcactcgccttcggctggTGATTTACAAGCTTATTGCTTAAATAATCGGCAAAAAATGTGAAGCGAAGATGTggctttcaaaaagaaaaattattaccAAGAAgagcttaaaactttacttaaaCCTGTCGTGATTCAAATTGTACACAATTTCCCCTAAAAAACTGGCAATTTATTCTAGCGGATACTTACAGTCCATGAAGACACCTtcaagccgccatcttgaaaggcCATTTGGGACTGAGTGCGCGTCTGAAAACATTTTCCCTGAATTTtccatttagttgacttgtttttgtcattggttttaataataaattatacaatctcttgttttttcattttcatgtctttaatttgattttcatcaaaataatggcaaaaaacaaggaaTTGATATTTTTAGCACAGGGCACCCACCAGTATACCATTAATGCCATTTCATTAGGTTGAATTGTTTCAgtcattggtttcaataataataataataataataataataataattatagtattAATACAGTTTCTAGTTTCCATATATTTGCCTTtttatgtgattttcatcaaaaatcGCAGAAAACAAGGAATTGCAATTTTCAGCACAGGGTACCCATCATGGAATGTTGTTGAAGAACTTCAGCGAGCGGTTGCTGCAAATCCTGAAGAGATAGCTGTGGGCACCGATCCTAATATTGACTAACATGTCCTAAGCTACAaccatgcaaagtttggtgcttttgtccgcTCTGTAGAGATCTCgccaaaattttgcactaagTCACCGGACTAAAGTAAGAAAGGGGTAAGTAAGAGAATAGTAAAGCATGATAAGTATATCAACATTAACATAGTACCTTAATTTGGAAAATATGCCTACAGTTTTCGATAGTTTTAAGCAGAGTTCATTAACATGATTTTTCCTAGTCAAGTTTGAGTCAAAAGTAACACCTAGGTATTTGACCGTGGAAACTTCTTGGATGTTCACACCATCCATCCATCCGCCTTACAGAGGTGTCctttaagagagagttgactgtaatgacTTGTATGATTTCAGTCTCTTAgaatgaaaaagaacaaaattagtTTTCAAAATACTGAGAGCTAGTCTATTAGATTTCATCCACTCAGCCACTGCATGCAGCTCTTGATTTAGGATCAGTTCAAGATTATAAGGTTTTTATGTGAAAAATATATgttagtgtcatcagcaaatattcatcaatttgaactccaagagatttatgtttaattactctttctaaCGGTGTATTATTAACTTTGACTGTAAAATCACTATTTATTTGAGATAACTTAAATTGACTCCCTATTAGCATGTAATTAGTCTTCTTAACAttcaaagtttattttatttgctgaCAGCCATGAATGAATTAGATTAataccatatttcattttatgttcCATTTCATGTGTTGTCCATTTCTTGTGGGTATTAGAGCCGTCCTAAGAGAAATTGCATGCTGCATTAATTTTCGGTATTATTAACTTTTACACTAAAGTTATTAATACAGTCAATTCTCTCTTAaaggacacctctataagacggacacctctgtaaaacggacacctagagttggtccctgctttTCTTTGCTCcccttatttgactctctataagacggacttctctctaagacagacacatAGTACTGGTCCcaaaagtgtccgtcttagggagagttgactgtattggtcgcttttttaaagaaccacttCGATCagaccagtggcggatccaggagacctccctcccttatttttagaccaaaatgaggcccgaagagCCCGTGcctccccttatctcagggtctggatgaccaacccccccccccccccgcccccttcccttatctgaaggtccgCATCACTACAGACCTAGATTTCAGTTAACCTTGCACTGCATCACAGCAATTCACAAGTCTCCTAAGAGCTTGGCGATAGTTACTGCTAAAGGTAAGGCAGATAATCGGGTTGATAGCACAGTTTGTGTAAGCCATAAACAAGGCAACAGAAAATGATACCCAAAACTTACAATCCAAAGTGTTTTTTGgtacaaaataaaatgttgctAAGTGAATGGAAAAGGGTATCCAGCAAATGAAAAACGCTACAACAATAGCAACGGTCATTTTAAGCACATTTCTGTTTCTTCTCCGCCTCTGTTCCTCAGCGCTAGCTGACTGTTCACCAGGATGGACTTGCCTTTTAAGTTTGATCAGGATGACGGAGTAAAGTATCACCAAGACGACAAAAGGGATGTAATAGAAAAAGATAAAACCTGATAGGAGGTGAATACGAAATGAGCTTGTCTCTCCGAAGATCACCTCCCACTGATTCATGCACCTCTTTTCCTCTTGGTCTTCAACAAGATTGAAGTTAAACAAATATGGCCAATGAAAGGCCGCTGCAAGTACCCATGTACCAACAATCAAACAGCGACACACCTTGCGACTGATGAGGGGGGAACGGAGTGGAACTACAACAGCTGCATATCGATCCACTGTTATCAGAACCAAGCTCTGAATCGACACTAACGTGGAAATGTCAGCAAGAAAAGGGTATATCTTGCACAAGGCCTGGCCAAGGGTACCACCAATAAGCCACCGGCCAACGTTCAACTCTGCCAGTCGAACGGGGAACAATACTATTGGATAGAGCAGGTCAGACATGGCCATATTTGCGATCAACATATTTATCGGTTTTCTTAAAGTTGGTGTTTTGTAAACAATTAATACGATGAGAGAATTTCCAACCAGCGAGACTACAAGGATAAAACTATAAGCAACTGTTGCTGGAACTTTTAATGCTTCTGGATTTATCAGACTAGAGCAGCTCCAGAGACTTGATCCATTTGCTGTTGTGTTCATGCTTACTGGTTCTTCGGCAGATCTTTTCGCTTGAAAGCACCTTCTGGCGGTTTTGTTTGTCCTTTATATTCTACCAATTATTATGTAAGTAAAGACGTAGCCCCTTCAAGCTCTCTCAGGTGGTacctaaaataaagaaaatgcaaatattattcCTGACCAGAAGGAAGTGGCAATAATCATACTATCATTATAGATGCATTTTAAGTTGCACTGAATTGAATACACAATAATCAACAATTATTACACTAGAGCGCGCGTTGGATACTTGCATATACTTGTCTTGTTGGCCCTAAAATTATCCCATGCATATCCAGGAAGTGGGAGTGGAATgactgttttattaaaaacacccaTAAAATATAGAAATCGATTCTTTCcgaataaaatatgaaaataattatgaatAAACCGAATGAGACATTAGAGACTTCCACATTAGTGCCACATGTCAATATCAAAACTTTTGCAAGATTTGCGTCAACACCAAATTAACGGACCTATTGATGAATACTCATTTCAAGAAAAGGCCACTAATAGTTATGATCTGCGTGACCATTAACATTCATGGGAGTATCGTGGCCCTGTAAATTCCACTAAATTACTTATTTCACGCAGTGATTTATGGTGGCAAACCTGTTCTTAGTTGATTTACTAAAAACAGCGGAGCAATTATATTTCCCTGAGTTAATTTCCACTTTCTCCCTAAGCTATCTTTCACTGACGTTTGCCTCTAATATTGGCGCAGACGGTGCAAAGTCAATTCTGTATTCCTGCacgaaaaattggaaaatttactcaGTGGAAATTTGGTGCGAAAAAGTGAAAACTAAGGTTAAATAaagggcaaagatggtaaataccgcatttgccctAAGATTTACACTCCCATGAAAACTGGCAAGCAAATGCGGTACCATCTTACCatctttgcttttaatttccccctagtttgcacttttttgcaccatcTTTACACCGAGTAAATGTACCgtgtaaatcaaatttttcgtgcagtgtaGCTAGTATTAACCAGTGCTTAACTTGAACTTTGCCATTCTGTCTGCGACTAGAGCAACTTTCACTCCCCAAACTTCCCGTTTGCCAGATATCTTGACATACGCACGTGACGcatgaaataattgttaattaaagaaacatttaactTTTGCCTCTATTTGTGAATGACGCAAACGGTATAAAGTCATATTTGTATGAACTAACATTTTTCTTTAACGATGCAACTTCGTCTTTCCGTGTGAAAACGCGCTAATCACCTCCTATCCTATGCATTTGTAAAAGACGCTTGTTCAAAGTAAAGTCCACCAAATTAAGAAGAAATtataccttttttttctaagacCCCAACTGAAAACCAacctttgttttttcataaaaaaaagctAAGCTTTATAGACCATCAATaactggacgaaaaaacggatttactaATGTTTGCGAAAGGTGCTCTAAATTCGCATTACATTTGCGCTGTCGGGTAAAGTGTGGGCAAATACACATATTTGCTGGATATGTAATGATACGCAAAAGTCAAGTAAATGTAATGGTTTATTACACATTTTCTCCATATTTGCAGCATGACTTTGTGCAAATCTTTAACATTTTTACCAATTTACTCAAATTCACATCCTTGGCAAAGATGACAGTTTTCACTGTACTTCAAATGCAggcaaaaatattgcaaaaaccCTAATTCGCAGTGGTGTTTGCTCTTGTTTTTCCAGGATACCAAAAGAGCACTTCTGCATGTAGTTTACTCATATTTGCCTTGAGAGCACAATTTCTagatattatattatattttttggtaGACTGTTCTAAAAATGGGTGACCAGTCACTCAATTCACCCCTCCTGGGTCCAATCACTGACACATGTACTACCAGTCATTGTTGATGAGTGGAGAAAATAAAGCTTGAAAGCAACTCCAAACTCATCGTGTTCCTTAATACTCAAGTAATACAAAAAATCCAACGaggaaattattttattttgttttccatttgtttcaACGTCATTAGCattcattaccataccccaaaacaaaagaaaaacaaaaaattattcgagataaaaaattaactttcaaaacactttCAAATGAGATGGACcatgaaaaattaaa encodes the following:
- the LOC140945385 gene encoding substance-K receptor-like; translation: MAMSDLLYPIVLFPVRLAELNVGRWLIGGTLGQALCKIYPFLADISTLVSIQSLVLITVDRYAAVVVPLRSPLISRKVCRCLIVGTWVLAAAFHWPYLFNFNLVEDQEEKRCMNQWEVIFGETSSFRIHLLSGFIFFYYIPFVVLVILYSVILIKLKRQVHPGEQSASAEEQRRRRNRNVLKMTVAIVVAFFICWIPFSIHLATFYFVPKNTLDCKFWVSFSVALFMAYTNCAINPIICLTFSSNYRQALRRLVNCCDAVQG